Below is a genomic region from Trichomycterus rosablanca isolate fTriRos1 chromosome 15, fTriRos1.hap1, whole genome shotgun sequence.
ctgAACCGTTTGGTGGACTGTATAGAAATAAATGTTGGAAAACATGACCTGATGACTTAAAATCCATATTTGTTTGATAATAACCGAACAATTTTGTACTACAACATGTTCAGCTCCTGAAGACGCTTGGCAGTGAGTTTAGTTGGAGTTGTGTTCTTCTGCATTGCCAATGTTGGCCGGCAGAGGAGGCATGGTGGTGCAGATCATTAATGTATCTGTTCCTTTTATTAGACAGTCTCCTCCACCTCATCAAGCATTAATTTGCCCCAGGTAGGAGTGTTTCTATACATTACAGTTTAGTTTCTCCCTCTAAGACTTGTCATCTAGTAGTGTAACCATGCTAGGTGcaggttatttattttttataagtggctttttagccacagtaatATTCTAAATATGATTTTTGCTGGTGCTGGGCTTTATCTTGGGCTTCAGTAGCAAGTTATGTGCTTTCCTCTTACTGTACGAAGCAAATAGttatccctgtgtctgcatCATTGTAATTAAAGATGCGCCAAGGCTTTTCACCTTGCCAAACATCTTACCAAATAATGCACTGTTCTCAATAAACAAATACAGGCATTTTGGGTATTTCACCCTcttcagtgcataatattatcaaaAGATTTAAAGAAATCCAGGAAAAGACCCAAAACCACTAATAAATGGCAGTGACCTTGGAATCATCAGACAgaacaacattaaaaaatagCTTGCCTCAGTGATGGGTTTCAGTACATGGTTTAGAATATACTGGGGTAAATCGTTATTACTAAAGGCTTTGTTGTTGtgttcactgtactgtacatacactgcctggcaataaacaaaggtcacacactctaatatttggttggaccgcctttagctttgattacggcatgcATTCCCTTTGgaatcgtttccacaagcttctgcaatgtcacaacatttatttctgtccagagttgcattaatttttttctaagatcttgtattgatgaggagatttggaccactgcgcaaagtcttctccagcacatcccaaagactctcaatggggttcaggtctggactctgtggtggccaatccatgtgtgaaaatgatgtctcatgctccctgaaccactctttcacaatttgagcccaatgaatcctggcattgtcatcagggaagaaaaaaaatccattgatggaataacctggtggttcagtatattcagatagtcagctgacctcattctttgggcacataacgttgctgaacctagacctgaccaacttcagcaaccccagatcatagcactgcccccacaggcctgtacagtaggcactaggcatgatgggtgcatcacttcagccgcctctcttcttaccctgatgcgcccatcactctggaacagggtgaatctggactcatcagaccacatgaccttcttccattgctccagagtccaatctttatgcttcctagcaaattgaagccatttttgccggttagcctcattgacaagtggttttcttaaggctacatagctgtttagtcccaatcccttgagttccctttgcattgtgcatgtggaaatgctcttactgtcactattaaacatccctgagttctactgtagtttttttaccatttgatttcaccaaacgtttaagtgatcgcagATCACGATCGTTCAAGATTATTTTCAGACCACGTTCCTTCAttaaagatgatgtttccccactgtccttccacttttttatactgtgttggacagttcttaacccggttttagtagtttcagcttctccttagatgttttctctgcttgatgccaataatttgactcttctgaaacagattaacatattttccacgaccacaggatgtgtctttccacatggttgtttaacaaatgagaagctactcactgcatcagttagggttaaataacttgttgccagctgaaacataatcacccatgcagtaattatccaatgggaggctcttacctatttgcttagttaaatccaggtggtgacctttttttgggcCAGGCAGTGTAATAAGTGACTTTAGTCAGCAACCATATTTCAGCAACATCCAGAAATGCCACTAGCTTTCCTGACCTCACTTGAACTAGACTGATggtcagtggaaacatgtattgtggtctgaGGAGTTGACCTTGCAGATTATTTATGAGAATACTGAAATGCATAGCCTCCTTAACTAATCGCCTTAACTAGCATATGAAGTGTGTACTCACATGAACTTTTTGTGCTGTCAAGATGTTCCTTCCACTTTTCACTAGAGAGTTTGAAACTGCATCCAGAAGCAACATTCACATAAAAGCTCTGTGTCAggattcggattgagtgacgaaatgtatctctacaacaaacttgtgtccagatgaacttaTTCAACTTTGTGAACATACTTTGATGTGATCGACCAGGTCTTGAGTTAGTTTGGAGGCGAGACACTGGACCGTTGCTTTATCCTCATACAACAGGccactaaaataaacaaaaataaatcctGTTTAATAGCTGCCAATACTGATGATCGACTTTCATAAATAATACACATTGTTTGTTTGAAGGTTACCTGAAATACTCATGACGTCTGAAGAAGTCTCTCTCCACTCGAGTTGCTTCAGTCAGAGAAAGCCTGTCATCAATCTGCTTTTGGCCACGGCATTTAACGATGATGTATCCTTTGCTTAGAGGAATGACCTGATTCCGGACAATATCCAAGATGTTTTTCTCTGTGCCTCTGTCCACAAGGTCTGGCTTGGTCAGGATagctaaaaaatataataatagtaagtaGAAGGAGCAGTATTCACAGTAACTGTTGAAGTTGCAGTGGTAGTATTAATAGTTATAGTACTAGCAGCAGCAATATTGGTAGTTATAACAGTAGTACAGCAGTAATACTGCAGTTAAAGTAGCAGTATTAGCACAACAAAATAGTACCAGCAGTAGCAGCAATATTAGTAAATAATAGTTAGTAGTAGTTAAACCGGTATAACAGTATAATTTAAAATAGCAGCTGTGTTAATTATCAAAATGGTAATAGTAGTAGAATCAGTGTtagtagcagtagcagtagtagtagtagcagtagtagtagtcgtaatattagtagcagtagcaggagcagtagtattagtagtagtagcagcagcagcagcagtagtagtattagtagtagtagtagcagttgtattagtagaagtagtagtagcagtaacagtagtagtagcagtaatattagtagtagtagcagtaacagtagtagtagcagtaatattagtagtagtagcagtaacagtagtagtagcagtaacagtagtagtagcagtaacggtagtagtagcagtaatattagtagtagtagcagtaacagtagtagtagcagtaatattagtagtagtaacagtagtggtAGCAGTAGcaatagcagtagtagtagcagtaacagtagtagtagtagtagtagtagtagtaatagggccagtgatagctcagtggttaaggtactggactagtaaacagaaggttgccggttcaagccccgccaccaccaagttgccactgttgggtccctgagcaaggcccttaaccctcaattgctcattgtgttccgctcactgtgtaagtcgctttggataaaagcgtctgctaaatgctgaaaatgtaaatgtagtagtagtagcagcagcagcagtagtactagtagtagtagtaacagttgtattagtagtaacagtagtagtagcagtaatattagtagtagtagcagtaacgGTAGTAGTAGCTACCACTGCTTTTGAAAATCTCATTAACAGTTGAGGATACTCTACCCAGAGTTCTCTTCCCTTCAGGATCCACTTCCTGTGCCATTTTCAGTGCTTCTGTTGTGGCTATGTCAACATTACACGGCACCACAACCAAGTTGATCGTTTCATTTTTCTCGATGTATTTCAGGATGAGATTTTTAATctaacagaataaaataattagaaaaCGAAAGTAAAAGTGTAAATCTGAAAAGCACAACGTACCAatttagagttttaactaaCCTGGTGTCCGATGTCCTCAGGTTGACCCTTTACAGGAACTCGGGCAATCCCGGGTAGATCGATCAGTGTGAGATCACACACGTCGGGAGCCATGATCTCCAGAGTAATGAGATCATCACAGATTCCAACTCCTTCTCCAGCCAACTCATTCTGGGCTGTTAGACAGACGTAGCAGCTCTGAGATTATGTGATTCTTTTGCAATTATAGATAATAATTGTAGACAATTCAACAATATCTGGTATTAATGATAGTGTGcacttaaaatgtaaaatataaaatgccCAGATACTAATAATAAGCCATTGCAACATGTTAAGAGGTCATCAGGTTAAAATGTTAACAacatttaagtcattataaacacagTGAGTGTAATTATAAATACAACATTCATAAAAAAGTGTTACATAAACCCATTGGTTGTTTTATCTGTGATTACTTTCTCTTTGTTAAAATGTGTCTAAACTGTAATGGCATTAATTGccttatcctggttagggtcacgaCAAGTCCACAATAGGTTGTcccatctctgcacaggacCTTTGGGTCTATTTTAGAGTGACCGTAGGATTCTTGGACCTTCCTGACCAAGGCACCAAGGCCTGTTTAGCTGGAACAGGTTGTGtcaagcttcttccatttcaaaGTTATAGCAAATAAGGACCCAgttcctgtgaccacagataAGGCCCCTCTGGTCCTGGGAACTCTTAAAGTCATAGATCATATTTTATATCCTTGCCATGATCTATGCTTTAGCACAATTTGAAGTCTGCCAAAAGTCAAGTGGTCCTTATACTTTCTAAATCCATggtatatttttctttaaaatgctCTTATGATCTTCTGCCATTCCATAAACGTGGGCCAGCTAGATAATGGCTAATGTTATATAAGTGCATGGACAATGGTGCCATTTGCAGATGCAGCTTAGATTAGTCATGACTGGACACATGCTTATGACTTGGTGTTCCCCTTTCAGTGCTGTAAACTGAGTCAGTTTTGATTTGTTGAGCATTATCAGCAGTTGTACCAACCTGTCTCAACGTAACCTTCGACCTTAGACGGATCATAAAACTCAATAAATTCATCCTTGTAAGAGATAACAGCTCGCCAGTTAACACCACCCCTAATCTTCCGCAGCTTCAGCTCCAGCGGACACCTGGTAACAATACCTAGagtagaaaaataaagaaataaaacattaaaaccagagTAAACCGAAGTAAGAACCAACACAGTTAAGTCTGAGTAATTCCTTGTTGCTTCTTAGTTCTTTACTCAgggtttcatttatttttgttaaaacaAGACGTGAAAACAAGTGTACATTTTAAACTAAGCACGAATCTTCAGACCCTGACAACTTAAATGCACAgtgttaaatatttaatgtataaaaggtatttgcatgttctcagtGATCATTAGCaaaccatatactgtatatttagatGAACCAAATacacatatttattaaatacatcGATTGATCGTTTGAGCTACACTGCCTGTCAAATGTTTGAACATGCCTAGACAAAAAGGGTTTTCTTCATGTTCttacttttaaaattattttagagGTAATGAAGACGTCCATGTTAAGGTAATGATTAAGTTTAGGGTTAGGCCGCATTTTGcctgaataatgaataaacaaatggatttttctcaaccagctttgtTTAGGTAATAATTGATGTATTTTCCACTCTTTTCATTAAAAATCCCACATGTGCTAAGCAACTGTTACCTTATTTACCTTTACTTAATAAAAAGAAATTGTTGCTCagctggcacagcggtaaaatacgctagcacaccagagctgggatttcaaatacatcgtattgaatctcagccctgccattcagctgggctgggcggctatacgaacaacgattggcttgttgtttatacagggagGAAGGGAccacataactgatgcaattacgacctctgctggctgattgatgtcgtCTGCaaagagtagaggaataatgcgatcagggtgtggctctccttgcacaaggctgatccgcatatgaactcgcctcctgcaggtgacaagatgcagtcggctactgctcacatgtcggagggtgtgtgtgtcagttcactctccacaatcaggggcgggggtcagcaccaggaagcataatgcaatcgagtAAAATTTGGACACacaaaaatcgggaaaaaaagggagaaaaagagatACATTTGTATGTGAATCCCCTGTGCTGATAGCTATTTCATAATGTCATTACAAATGTTTCTTGTAAGAAGACAAGATCATACAGAAACATGACATTCATACACATCTCAGATTTGCAAAAAAACCACATAAATGTTCAAAGCTGACAGAGCTTCTAGAGAACAATGATCTATGGTTGAATAAGACACAAGTATTTAGCaaataagctaaaaaaaaaaaaaaaaaaagcatggtaAACAGAGCATTATGGTTTGGGTCTGTTTACTACCTGGAGCCTGGAAAGCTTTCATTTACTGATGAAAGAACAAAGCAACGATTCAAACACATGACCAAATTCGTGACAGCTCTGGTCAGATGTTCCTTTCTGTTCTTCAAGTCTGATCAACAGACACAGGAGACTTTTTAGTGCTAAAGAAGCTTCTATCTGTTCTTAAATACGAGGGGTTTCAAACTTTTTTAGCCTGGTCTGTATTTgatgtttaattttgtgttatTAGTTAAGGCAGAATGTGTTCGTCTAATATTATGGCttttatgtaattatataaaCAATGCATATAAAAACccatgtgattttaaaagctttgttttaaataataaaacaacccaCCACTTCCTCTGGGCAACGCTACACCAGATAGAGCTTCCAACACTGAGCTTTTTCCAGAGCTCTGATCTCCAATCACAGCTATACGTGGTAAAGACATATCCTCTTCAATCCCAATCAGCCTCAGAGAGTCGATCAGATCGATGTAAGGTCGAACCTTCTCCTCTAAGTGACTGTGGAACACCCCCTCCATTGGTTTACTGTGAATAAGAAACAGGCACTGGGTTTaatattacacattttttacattgttaTATAAAGTGATTTAGGGggttcattaaataaaatttacactAACCTGTTTTCATCAGAAGACAGAATGTCTTTATAAGTTTCTTTTTCGCCCTCCAtcctgcaaataaaaaaaaagattattgcCACCCCTGGGTTAATTGAGTGTATGAGGGGTGTAACATGGtgaattagtttatatttatatttatttacacacacacacacacacacacacacacacacacacacacacagagacacacatactgtatatttaagcaatagaacacgagagggagtgtgttatcgtgaataacatcacggctgtgatgatctacggcactcgccttcggctcgtgcctgcgagtgcactacatagtgcactagacaatatattagacaactgatttatgttccctacacagtgcactagtgTAACACTtcgcctctgtgtgctctggtgctcCTGTGTGCCATGCCCCCCTCTTctgagcacactctgtctcctgccacgccctAGATCATGATTGGTTTCCCAGGACTAATTGGCTTcagctgccctctatttaaGAGGTGCACTGGAGCACTAGAGTGGGAACTGTTTTGTTATCCTGTTGCTTTGTTGAACTACTATGGTGGCTTGTTTTGACTCTGTGTGGCTCTGGGCTCTCTCttcagttaagtcatgttaagtcatgctaagtcatgttaagtcaagttaagtcaagttaagtcatgttaagtcaaGTTAAGTCATGCTACGTTATGTTaagtcatgctaagtcatgttaagtcaaGTTAAGTCATGCTACGTTATGTTaagtcatgctaagtcatgttaagtcaaGTTAAGTCATGCTACGTCATGTTaagtcatgctaagtcatgttaagtcatgttaagtcatgctacgttatgttaagtcatgttaagtcatgcTACGTTATGCTAAGTCaggttaagtcatgttaagtcatgctaagtcatgCCAAGTTATGTTCGGTTATGTTACTAGCGCTTGTGATTAGTTTTGGTTattaataaaacctttgttcagtcatcatctctgcgtgtgtgtccgcccttcTCTGTCTCGCTTTAGCCCCCGGTCGTGACATAACAGTTCTCCTACAAAgtacacagcgagatgtttttgTTGTATACGTTTCCGGAGTTTaactccatgaggtttcctcaaaCCTTACCGCTAAGTAGGCCAGCTCCgtatgatggaagcgactcatTTGTCGACGGCTTCCTTctgcagagccagctctacctgcagcacCTTTTGGAGccccagccagctgaaatcGACAAGGTACGATTCATGATGTCTAGACTGAGGGGTGCCGCTCGTGAGTGGACCAGGCAGCTATGGTCTGACAGGGAAGTTGAGCTGAACTCGGTTAAGGTAttcgagggcctcatgagagcaaCATTTTCAagcagcaaagcgcccactgcagcttatacccggcatccagtgcccactggggatgtAAAATttcccccagtgcccactgctgatgtggtccgggtgccagcGCCCGCTACTAATGCTCGTAACCGTCCCACATCCATGTAAGGATCCAGTCAGGATCGTTTGTTTAGTGAAGCTCCTTGTAGTAACACCAAGGGCTCCAGGGGTCCTTTTGTTTGTTCACCGGCTCCAGTTTCAGGTACTCAAGTTCGGGTAAGTCCTCTGCCGGTTCCGTCTGTTTCAATGACTCCTAGTCAGTCTAAGTCTTTGTCTAGGAA
It encodes:
- the LOC134329546 gene encoding interferon-induced GTP-binding protein Mx-like, whose product is MEGEKETYKDILSSDENSKPMEGVFHSHLEEKVRPYIDLIDSLRLIGIEEDMSLPRIAVIGDQSSGKSSVLEALSGVALPRGSGIVTRCPLELKLRKIRGGVNWRAVISYKDEFIEFYDPSKVEGYVETAQNELAGEGVGICDDLITLEIMAPDVCDLTLIDLPGIARVPVKGQPEDIGHQIKNLILKYIEKNETINLVVVPCNVDIATTEALKMAQEVDPEGKRTLAILTKPDLVDRGTEKNILDIVRNQVIPLSKGYIIVKCRGQKQIDDRLSLTEATRVERDFFRRHEYFSGLLYEDKATVQCLASKLTQDLVDHIKSFYVNVASGCSFKLSSEKWKEHLDSTKSSFHQTVQDVVKEYDLKHRGRELPGFSDYKVFEMVVQRLVSQLKGPAIDTLKVIRETIENQFAEVSNTCFLNYPFLQCVATNKIDNIQSKQEAKVEQRIMEQFEMEQLVYTQDGIYFKTLNETQTTGATEDNFAGFDNRTKYPEMLKAYYEIVSQRLADQVPMLIRYFMLKESAQLLCSEMLGLMDGANVNEVLREESDVSRRRVDMQNRVDRLTMGQEKLSNFV